In a genomic window of Microbacterium amylolyticum:
- a CDS encoding carbohydrate ABC transporter permease, whose amino-acid sequence MSTTTQNTVTVVVPGPDSGGPRRPTRSILTQNGRRPFAPVGNRKRTTRITNAIVTIFLSLGGIVMIAPLLWTLSTAVKTREAVFSLPPQWIPDPIVWENFIRVWSAGPLATGIMNSAIVSISVTVVGTVSSALAAFAFAKLRLPFKNAIFLTLLAAIMVPFPTIMLPQFKMFADAGLVDTLWPLILPGIFGNIVMVFFLKQYLNSVPDSIIEAAKIDGAGYSRIFFTLIFPAIRPAIAAQFILWFMAVWNDYLAPIIYLNSPEKQTLQIVIGTFNTQYAIQTDYPLIMTASTIALIPVLVVFIIFQRQIIESIALTGAKG is encoded by the coding sequence ATGAGCACAACAACGCAGAACACCGTGACCGTCGTTGTTCCCGGACCCGACAGTGGGGGCCCGCGACGGCCAACTCGGAGCATATTGACCCAGAATGGTCGACGCCCCTTCGCTCCCGTCGGAAACCGCAAGCGAACAACGCGCATCACCAATGCGATCGTGACGATCTTCCTGTCGCTTGGCGGCATCGTGATGATCGCCCCACTCCTGTGGACGCTGAGCACCGCGGTGAAAACGCGAGAAGCCGTTTTCTCACTTCCGCCGCAGTGGATTCCTGATCCGATCGTGTGGGAGAACTTCATCCGCGTGTGGAGCGCGGGCCCCCTCGCCACCGGCATCATGAACAGCGCGATCGTCTCGATCAGCGTCACCGTTGTCGGAACGGTGAGCTCCGCGCTGGCGGCATTCGCCTTCGCGAAGCTTCGTCTTCCTTTTAAAAACGCGATCTTCTTGACGTTGCTCGCGGCGATCATGGTCCCGTTCCCCACGATTATGCTCCCGCAGTTCAAGATGTTCGCCGACGCGGGCCTCGTTGATACGCTCTGGCCGCTGATCTTGCCCGGCATCTTCGGAAACATCGTGATGGTGTTCTTCCTGAAGCAGTACCTCAATTCAGTTCCGGACTCGATCATTGAGGCGGCGAAAATTGACGGCGCAGGGTACTCTCGGATTTTCTTTACGCTGATCTTCCCGGCCATTCGTCCGGCGATCGCTGCGCAGTTCATCCTCTGGTTCATGGCGGTGTGGAACGACTATCTGGCCCCGATCATCTACCTGAACTCGCCCGAGAAGCAGACGTTGCAGATCGTCATCGGCACGTTCAACACTCAGTACGCGATTCAGACGGACTATCCGCTGATCATGACGGCGTCGACGATTGCCCTCATTCCGGTTCTCGTCGTGTTCATCATCTTCCAGCGCCAGATCATCGAGTCCATCGCACTCACGGGCGCGAAGGGCTGA
- a CDS encoding arabinan endo-1,5-alpha-L-arabinosidase codes for MQKMTADPTTWGLRNAHDPTVVRDDDGTWYMFSTDAASTGPGFPSGVHVRTSPDLVEWSFLGTALDGVPGPAAEWSGAEGLWAPDVVRWPCADGALWHMYYSASTFGSRTSAIGLATATSLGGPWTDQGIVVATQHDSDDHNAIDAAIVFDRDGTPWMAYGSFFGGIYIAELSRETGLRVGPGPGTLIAKRPRSVDGAVEGAYIVYRAEEDRFVLFASYDSLADTYSVRVAAADHVTGPYLDHEGRSIAVVGTRAEAEAAGTKILGGHRLPGAAALIAPGHNSVFEHAGSSFMVHHVRLADDPRQHEAQIRRIHWTASGWPLVSPYVYAGAESEALAAPESVAGSWSALRFSPEDAGVRDVEAVHVDSDMRSDGTPVCATLRVSTATGSNILDGVVFGSWDPATAGPVLAFSGIDESGVVWWGTRVPQGGAFAR; via the coding sequence ATGCAAAAGATGACGGCAGATCCGACAACGTGGGGACTGCGCAACGCACACGACCCGACCGTCGTGCGCGACGATGACGGAACGTGGTACATGTTCTCGACCGATGCGGCGTCGACGGGGCCCGGGTTCCCCTCCGGGGTGCACGTTCGCACATCGCCCGACCTCGTCGAGTGGTCGTTCCTGGGGACGGCCCTCGACGGAGTGCCGGGACCGGCCGCCGAATGGTCGGGCGCAGAGGGGCTCTGGGCTCCCGACGTTGTGCGATGGCCCTGTGCCGATGGTGCGCTGTGGCACATGTACTATTCGGCATCGACCTTCGGTTCACGCACATCAGCGATCGGTCTCGCAACCGCGACGAGTCTGGGAGGTCCGTGGACCGACCAGGGGATCGTCGTTGCCACCCAGCATGATTCGGACGATCACAACGCGATCGATGCCGCTATTGTCTTCGATCGCGACGGAACACCGTGGATGGCCTATGGGTCCTTCTTCGGCGGGATCTATATCGCCGAGTTGTCCCGCGAGACAGGCTTGCGCGTCGGCCCCGGCCCCGGCACCCTCATTGCGAAGCGTCCGCGCAGCGTCGATGGCGCCGTCGAAGGTGCGTATATCGTCTACCGGGCAGAAGAAGACAGGTTCGTCCTCTTCGCCTCCTACGATTCGCTTGCCGACACCTATAGCGTGCGCGTGGCGGCGGCTGATCACGTGACCGGTCCGTATCTCGATCACGAGGGACGATCGATCGCTGTCGTCGGAACACGTGCGGAGGCGGAGGCTGCCGGGACGAAAATTCTTGGCGGGCACCGGCTCCCCGGGGCAGCGGCGCTGATTGCTCCCGGGCACAACTCGGTGTTCGAACACGCGGGAAGTTCCTTCATGGTGCACCACGTGAGGCTCGCGGATGATCCGCGCCAGCATGAGGCCCAGATTCGTCGCATTCACTGGACGGCATCCGGATGGCCCCTCGTCTCGCCCTACGTCTACGCCGGTGCGGAGTCTGAGGCCTTGGCCGCGCCAGAATCCGTTGCGGGTTCGTGGAGCGCGTTGCGTTTCTCACCGGAAGATGCGGGCGTTCGAGATGTGGAAGCCGTGCACGTGGATTCCGATATGCGATCGGACGGAACTCCGGTGTGTGCAACACTTCGCGTGAGCACGGCAACAGGGTCGAATATCCTCGACGGTGTCGTGTTCGGCAGCTGGGATCCCGCAACCGCGGGTCCCGTCCTCGCCTTCAGCGGAATCGACGAATCTGGTGTCGTCTGGTGGGGAACTCGGGTTCCTCAGGGAGGAGCGTTCGCACGATGA
- a CDS encoding YesL family protein: MTAGWAEKTMAMLDVVIRLVAVNLLFIGGVLLGLVVAGIMPATTAACAVVVRSGRDHGVFHTFTSVYRREFVRANVTGLPLGIAAVLVAFNAVTIPGIVGPIGAALLVFTIAAALVTIAVFAIVVTLLVRYDDRPMAVLRYGLLLALTSPLMSVAIVATVVAAAAIGMIAPVLLPLVGLSVPLMFACRVVDARLARIDAGHPAATTP; encoded by the coding sequence ATGACGGCAGGATGGGCAGAGAAGACGATGGCGATGCTCGACGTCGTCATCCGGCTCGTTGCCGTCAACCTGCTTTTTATCGGCGGAGTCCTGCTGGGCCTTGTCGTCGCCGGCATCATGCCGGCGACGACGGCCGCCTGTGCGGTGGTCGTCCGTTCCGGACGTGACCACGGGGTGTTCCATACGTTTACTTCCGTGTATCGCCGTGAGTTCGTTCGCGCGAACGTGACGGGTCTACCCCTCGGCATCGCCGCTGTCCTCGTCGCCTTCAACGCCGTCACGATCCCGGGAATTGTCGGGCCGATCGGCGCCGCTCTCCTGGTCTTCACGATTGCTGCCGCGCTCGTGACCATCGCCGTTTTTGCCATCGTGGTCACGCTGCTTGTTCGCTATGACGACCGGCCGATGGCCGTACTTCGGTACGGGCTTCTTCTGGCACTCACCTCGCCGCTGATGAGCGTCGCCATCGTGGCGACCGTCGTCGCAGCCGCAGCGATTGGCATGATTGCCCCCGTGCTGTTGCCGCTAGTCGGCCTCTCGGTTCCGCTGATGTTCGCGTGCCGCGTTGTGGATGCCCGTCTCGCCCGAATCGATGCGGGCCACCCCGCGGCGACGACCCCCTAA
- the dinB gene encoding DNA polymerase IV has product MGRQDGSGRLVSAQNTDDTGASILHVDMDAFYAAVEVLDDPALAGKPVVIAHRDGRSVVSSASYEARRYGVRSAMPIAQALRACPAAIVVPPRFERYREISARVMEVFRGITPFVEPLSIDEAFLDVSGVRRLWGSPARVAQLIREQVGAEVGITCSVGAAATKHVAKMASTLSKPNGLLVVPAARTQEFLDPRPAGAMWGVGPKAAETLASRGIHTIRDVRETPLAVLTRALGPTQASRILDLACGRDARQIETSRVEKSISHEETFDEDISDTMLLRAELLRLSDRVAVRLRHAGVEAHGVAIKVRLSDFTTMTRSRKLAEPTDVGQRLGTAARELFDGVELRGAVRLIGVRAERLTPAGMSAAALWDDDGEWRQVDGALDRASERFGVGAVTRAAFLTRQRRARHLPAHTRPPETSD; this is encoded by the coding sequence ATGGGGCGCCAAGACGGTTCGGGCAGACTCGTGTCAGCGCAGAACACCGATGACACGGGAGCGTCGATTCTGCACGTCGACATGGACGCCTTCTATGCGGCTGTTGAGGTGCTTGACGACCCGGCGCTGGCCGGTAAACCCGTGGTTATCGCTCACCGGGACGGGCGCTCGGTGGTGTCGAGCGCCTCGTACGAGGCCCGCCGATATGGTGTGCGGTCCGCGATGCCGATCGCGCAGGCGCTTCGTGCATGCCCGGCAGCGATCGTCGTCCCTCCGCGCTTCGAGCGGTATCGCGAGATTTCTGCTCGTGTCATGGAAGTCTTTCGGGGAATCACTCCATTCGTGGAACCGCTGTCGATTGACGAGGCTTTTCTCGACGTATCGGGTGTTCGGCGGCTCTGGGGGAGCCCCGCGCGCGTCGCCCAGTTGATTCGCGAGCAAGTTGGTGCCGAGGTGGGCATCACGTGCAGTGTCGGCGCTGCTGCCACGAAACACGTCGCGAAGATGGCGTCGACGCTGTCAAAGCCGAATGGCCTTCTTGTTGTCCCCGCGGCGCGAACACAGGAGTTTCTCGATCCGCGCCCGGCGGGGGCGATGTGGGGAGTCGGACCGAAGGCTGCCGAGACGCTCGCCTCCCGGGGGATCCACACGATCCGAGATGTCCGGGAGACTCCTCTTGCTGTTCTCACCCGTGCTCTCGGACCGACGCAGGCCAGCCGCATTCTCGACCTTGCGTGTGGGCGGGACGCCCGTCAGATTGAAACCTCCCGGGTCGAGAAGAGTATCTCCCATGAGGAAACGTTCGATGAGGACATCTCTGACACCATGCTTTTGCGCGCTGAGCTGCTCCGCCTGTCCGATCGCGTTGCCGTGAGGCTCCGTCACGCCGGTGTTGAGGCCCACGGCGTCGCGATCAAAGTGCGCCTGAGTGACTTCACCACGATGACGCGGTCGCGCAAGCTTGCGGAGCCGACCGACGTCGGCCAACGTCTGGGAACGGCGGCGCGGGAACTGTTCGACGGAGTGGAACTTCGCGGGGCCGTTCGCCTCATCGGCGTGCGCGCAGAACGGCTTACGCCCGCCGGTATGTCCGCCGCAGCCCTGTGGGACGACGACGGCGAGTGGCGGCAGGTGGACGGAGCGCTGGATCGAGCCAGTGAACGATTCGGCGTCGGAGCAGTCACGCGCGCCGCATTCTTAACCCGTCAGCGGCGCGCCCGTCACCTTCCGGCGCACACGCGACCACCCGAGACAAGTGACTGA
- a CDS encoding DUF2017 family protein, which produces MSDRLVILTLTRIEATHLLDLVNQFSELVTEQPAGDPGLGRLTPDVYPDDAQASREFQHLTRGELLGRRSHDASIVKRDLERIEHADMHEALTPVDVPIDGESLEPWLRTLAALRLVIASRLGVETGADHDEEDPRFGLYDWLGYRLEGLVQVAEQQNDN; this is translated from the coding sequence ATGAGCGACCGTCTCGTGATCCTCACCCTGACGCGCATTGAGGCAACCCACCTTCTTGACCTCGTGAACCAGTTCTCGGAACTGGTCACAGAACAACCTGCAGGAGATCCCGGCCTTGGCAGGCTCACCCCCGACGTGTATCCCGACGACGCTCAGGCATCACGGGAGTTTCAACACCTCACGCGGGGCGAACTCCTGGGGCGTCGCTCACACGACGCCAGCATCGTCAAGCGTGACCTCGAACGTATCGAACACGCTGACATGCACGAGGCGCTCACACCGGTCGATGTTCCTATCGACGGAGAGAGCCTCGAACCGTGGCTCCGGACGCTTGCTGCCCTCCGGCTGGTCATCGCCAGCCGCCTGGGGGTAGAAACAGGCGCCGACCACGATGAAGAAGACCCCCGCTTCGGTCTCTACGACTGGCTCGGGTATCGCCTCGAGGGCCTCGTTCAGGTCGCGGAGCAGCAGAACGACAACTGA
- the clpS gene encoding ATP-dependent Clp protease adapter ClpS: MGMTASNTTMVFASPATDEETDKLAASDPAVPWQTVVWDDPVNLMSYVVRVFREYFGFSHEKATQLMLAVHNDGHAVVAEGPREQMELHAQAMHDYGLSATVRKAPR, translated from the coding sequence ATGGGCATGACAGCATCGAACACGACGATGGTGTTCGCCTCGCCCGCCACTGACGAAGAGACGGACAAACTCGCCGCCTCCGACCCCGCCGTCCCCTGGCAGACCGTCGTGTGGGACGATCCCGTTAATCTCATGAGCTACGTTGTGCGCGTCTTTCGCGAGTACTTCGGTTTCTCACACGAAAAGGCCACCCAGCTCATGCTGGCAGTGCACAACGACGGCCACGCCGTTGTCGCGGAAGGGCCGCGCGAGCAGATGGAACTGCACGCACAGGCAATGCACGACTATGGCCTTTCGGCCACGGTAAGGAAGGCACCGCGATGA